ATACAGTAAAGTTAAAAAAAGAAGAGAGTTTTCAAATTAGTGAAGAAGAAAGCGAACCAAAATAGGTTCGCTTTGCTTTGTTACATGTTAGTAAGTGTTTGCTGTAACTCTCGAAGTTGAGCTCGTTCAGCATCTGTACAGTTTGCAAAAGCAGAAGATAAGGCATTTTTTGCCTTCATAACTGCTTCCTGTTGATCTCCCTGCTCAGAACCTGTGGATATAGAGTTTGCATAGGCAACTGCTTCACGAGCTTGCTGAAATAATGGATTTGTCACTTATATCCCTCCAAGTGGAGTATCATCTGTTTTACTTTTATGTGCTTCTGATTCAGATAATGTTGAGTGGTAAGGGAACCTCTCATCGTGCTTAGTAACGATATCTTTGCCTTGTTGAACAAAACGTTTTGATTTGTTACGTTTACCCATTGAAAAAGCCCCCTTTATAATGATGACGCTCTCGTTCGATGCGTCAAGATTATTGTGTGCGAAAAAGTTGATTATATTAATGGCAATTACTATCTAGATTACATAAGAATGTTGTCACAAAATACATAAAACTACCTGTTTAAAGACTTATAAGCCAAGTGTGTTTTTTAAATAATGGGCAACTCCGTCTTCTTCATTCGTTTTAGTTTCCTTGTTAGCAACACCTTTAAGCTTTGTAATGGCATTTCCCATCGCTACACCTTGTCCTGCGTATGTGAGCATTTCTAAATCATTATCTTCATCTCCGAATGCAATGATGCGTTCAGAAGGGATATTATAATAAGAAGAGATTTTTTCCAAACCAATTGCTTTATTCATTCCTGCTCGAATAATTTCAATAACATGCCACGGTGCTGCCCATCGGCGATGATCAACAACTTCAGCATGTACATCTGATAAGTAATTTCTAATTTTTTCAACATCTTCTTCAGCCGCATGAATAAGGATACTCGTTACATCATTCCCTAAATTTTGACGTAAATCACCGATTTTAATATCCGGATTTCCCATACTAAAAACATCGATCATTTTTTCATCATGATAATGAAAATACACATCATCAATAATTTCAGCTAAAACATTATGTAAGTGATGCTCTTCAGCGACATCAATGATTTGCTTTACAACTTCCAAATCTAAAGTAGTATGATAGGATCCCCAACTATCGTCCTTTGGATGATGAACATATGCACCATTAAAATTGACAATCGGTGTATCTAGGTTTAATTCATCATAATAAATGGAGCTTGATCGAAATGGTCTACCTGTTGCGATACAGACAATATGGCCTGCTGCTTTTGCTTTGCTGATTATTTCCTTAGAGTAAGGTGATATTGTTTTATCATCTTTTAAAAGAGTCCCATCTAAGTCTAAAGCAATTAAAAAAGGTTTCGTTTCCATACAGTCTCCTTTACCATATATGTTTTTTAGGTGATATCCGGTTTATGTAGGCACAATTGCTACTTATAGGGTACACCTATTCAATAACAGTGTATCTTTTTTCCAACTTTGATGTCTACATGTTACACTAACAAAGTGGGAAAATTACTCAGGAGGCGCATAATCATTGATTATTGTTGAAAAATTACATATAGAAAACATTCCAGCCTTACACATCGTCAAACAGTCGCTTCAGGACACAAAAACACCTTTCGTGATTTTTGTACATGGTTTTACAAGTGCCAAAGAAAACAACCTCCACTATGCTTATTATTTAGCTGAAAAAGGTATGAGAGTCATCTTACCTGAGGCTTTATACCATGGAGAGAGAAGCGAGAGTTATGACACTAAAGAATTAAGCTTGAATTTTTGGAAGATTGTATTGAATGAAATAAAAGAAGTGAACATAATAAAAGAGTACTTTGAACATAAGCAGCTAATTGATTCAGAGCGTATTGGACTAGCAGGTACCTCTATGGGGGGGATTACAACGTTAGGGGCTCTTACTCAATATGAATGGATAAAAGCAGCAGTCAGTCTAATGGGAAGCCCATGTTATACTACACTTCTAAAAGAGCAGCTGTATTCTTTACAACAAAGCGGAGTGGAGGTTCCGCTGTCAAATGATGAAATTGAGGAACAACTAACACATTTACAGCCATTTGACTTGAGCCTGCAAAAAGAAAAGCTTCAAAATCGACCACTTCTCTTTTGGCATGGTGAACGAGATAATGTTGTTCCATTTGCTCCAACCTATCAATTTTACAAAGAAATCATACCAATGTATGAGGCACAACCCGAAAAGCTGAGGTTCATTGCTGACCCATTAGCTGACCACAAAGTATCCCGGGAAGGTACATTAGCATTAGTTGATTGGTTTGAAAGGTATTTATAGATGAATATGTAAAGGTAGTTGCTTTTTAAAATTAGGTTTATCTTTATAGTAAAGCGCAATGAGAAAGCAGAATCCTTTCTTTCTACTTTCGCTTTTACTATACTCAAGGTACCACGATCTTAAAAGGAGTGCTTACAGAGATGGAAGAATCACTAAAAGAAAATATTTATGGTGCGTTAGAAACAGTTGTTGATCCAGAGCTAGGTGTTGATATTGTCAACCTTGGACTTGTTTATGACATTGAAATGGATGAAGAGGGGAAAACAATCGTAACAATGACACTTACCTCAATGGGCTCGCCCATTAGCAGGAACGATTGTTGAACAAATCAAAATTGCACTTGATGATATCCCAGAAGTTAAGAGCACAGAAGTAAATATTGTTTGGAATCCACCATGGACAAAAGATAAAATGTCCAGAATTGCAAAAATTGCTCTAGGAATTCAATAAACATAAGAAAACATCAATTTACTCATATGAGTTAGATTGATGTTTTTTTATACACTTTTTTCGTTTCATTTATGCATATTGATGTATATATATAAATGATGCTATTTCCAACATAAACTAACACAATCTCAATATGCATAAGAATTAGTTTTAAAATTTAAAAAAATATTATTTATACACTTGATTTTATTTTTATACAAACTTATAATTGAGAAATAATTTAGAAAACGAACTTACTAGAGGGTGTGATTTGGTGAAAGTCGGAATTATCGGGGCCACAGGATATGGTGGAGTCGAATTATATCGTATATTATCCAATCATCCACATGTAGAAGAATGTATCCTTTATTCATCTTCAGAAATGGATGTGCCATACAGTAACACATTTCCACATCTACATGATTTGAGTGATCACATATTAAAAAATATTGATGTGGAAGACATCAAAAAGAATATACATGTATTATTTTTAGCAACACCTCCTGGGGTTTCAAGGAATTTAACACCACAATTTCTTGACTCAGATGTAAAGATTATTGATTTGTCCGGTGATTTGAGGTTGAAGGACCGTAATGAGTATGAGCATTGGTATAAAAGACCTTGTGTAGAAGATGAGGTACTTGAAAAGACAGTTTACGGCTTATCAGAATTAAATAAAGAAGAAATTAAGAAGGCAACACTGCTTGCAAATCCAGGATGTTTTCCAACAGCTACGATATTGGGCTTAGCACCAGTTGTACAGAACAGGATTATTCATGAACAATCGATTATAGTGGACGCGAAAACTGGAGTTTCTGGAGCAGGCCGTAATATCTCACAAGCTACTCATTTTTCTGAAACAAATGAAAATATAAAAATTTATAAAGTTCATGAACATCAACATATACCTGAGGTGGAGCAAGCACTTTTTGCATTAAATGATGGGATAACAGCTATCTCATTTAATACACACCTTATTCCAATGACAAGAGGAATTATGGCGACGATTTATGCTAGTTTACAAGAGTCATATACAACAGAGAGCTTATTAGATTTATATAAAGACTTTTATGCTGCATCACCATTTGTGCGTGTTCGTAAACAAGATGAGTTTCCATCAACAAAGGAGGTTTACGGCTCAAATTTTTGTGACATCGGTCTAAAAGTAGATGAACGAACAGGAAGAGTAACGATTGTTGCGGTAATTGACAACTTAATGAAGGGTGCAGCAGGTCAGGCGGTACAAAACTTCAACCTAATGAACGGCTATGAAGAAACAACGGGCTTGTACTTTGCACCTATATATCCATAAGACGATTTGTAAGTGATGAAGAGAATTAGATCATCACGACAACCAGGAGGAAATAAACGTGCTACAAGCAAAAGAAACATCTAGCATCAAAAAAATTGAGAACGGGTCAATCGTTTCAGCAAAAGGTTTCTCTGCTGACGGTGTTCATGCAGGTTTACGATATTCGAAAAATGATTTAGGAGTTATTTATAGTGAAGTACCGGCGAGTTGTGCTGCTGTATACACTCAAAGTCATTTCCAAGCTGCACCATTAAAGGTAACACAAGAAAGTGTAGCAAAAGAAAACTTATTACAAGCGATTATTGTTAACAGCGCAAACGCTAATGCATGTACAGGTGAACAAGGGTTAAAAGATGCATATGAAATGAGAGAGCGCTGTGCAAGCCTGTTTAATATCCAGCCTCATTACGTAGCGGTTGCTTCAACAGGTGTTATTGGTGAATTTTTGAAGATGGATAAAATTCGTGCCGGAATTCAAGAGTTAAATCCAAAATGTAGTCAAGAAGCATCAGAGGCATTTCAAACAGCGATCTTAACAACAGATTTGGTTATGAAAAACTCTTGCTACGAAGTAGAAATTGACGGGAAAACAGTAACAATTGGTGGAGCAGCCAAAGGATCTGGAATGATTCATCCAAATATGGCAACAATGCTTTCATTTGTTACAACAGATGCGAATATTGATTCTGCATCCCTACAGACACTATTAAGTGAAGTAACAGATAAAACATACAACCAAATTACTGTTGATGGTGATACATCAACAAATGACATGGTTTTAGTCATGGCAAATGGCAAGGCAGATAATCATTCGCTAAATCCAAATCATCCTCAGTGGAATGACTTTAAAGCAGCATTTCAATTAGTAAGTGAAGAGTTAGCAAAGCAAATCGCCAAGGATGGTGAAGGGGCAACAAAGCTGATTGAAGTAGAAGTAACAGGTGCTAAAACAAAGCAGGAAGCAAATGTTGTTGCCAAAAAAATCGTTGGTTCAAGCTTAGTGAAAACTGCGGTTTATGGGGCAGATGCGAACTGGGGGAGAATTATTTGTGCAGTTGGATATAGTGAGGCACAGGTGGAACCGGAAAAGATTGATATTTTCCTAGGTGATTTATGCTTGTTCACAAATAACAGTCCACAATCATTTTCCGAAGAAGCTGCATCAAACTATTTAAAACAAGATTCAGTGAAAATAACAGTCAACCTGGGAGTTGGGGATCAAGTCGGTAAAGCCTGGGGCTGTGATTTAACATATGATTACGTGAAGATTAACGCAAGCTACAGAACATAAGGGAGATCGTTATGTCAAAAACAGTCGTATTAAAATGTGGTGGCAGTACCGTTCATCAATTATCAGAAACATTCTTCCAAAGTTTAAAAGATTTGGTTTCATCAAATTGGCGCGTCATGATTGTCCATGGTGGTGGTCCAGATATTACAAAGATGCTAAAAGCTCTGGAAATAGAAACTGAGTTCTATAACGGTCAACGAAAGACAACAGAGGACGTATTAGAAATTGCTGAAATGGTGCTAGCTGGTAAAATTAATAAACATCTGACAAATCTTCTTCAGCAAAAAGGGTTCAATTCGATCGGAGTATCAGGTACTGACGGTGGACTTTTACAAGCGGAATATTTAGATAAAGAGAATCTGGGATTGGTAGGAAAAGTAACCTCAGTTCAAACATCAGTTGTATCTTTATTAATGGAAAATGGCTATATACCAGTTGTTGCACCACTGGCACGCACTGTGACAAACGAGACACTAAATGTGAATGCAGATTTAGCTGCGGCAGCCATTGCAAATGGGGTAGGAGCCGAGAAGTTTTTATTTGTAACAGATGTACCTGGAATTATGGATCAAAATAAGCAGGTTATTGAAACCATTACACCTCAAGAAATTACTGAATTGATCGGAAAAGAGGTCATTACAGGGGGAATGATTCCAAAGGTCGAATCAGCCGTAGCGACTTTATCTGACATTTGTCAGGAGGTTATGATTGTAAGTGGAAGCGAGGCCTTTGTTGAGAACGGTATATTCAAAGGAACAAAAATTGTAAAAGAAGGGAAGGTTTTGCGATCATGAGTTATTTATTCCCTACCTACGCAAGATGGGATGTAACGATTAAAGAAGCAAAGTACTCATGGGTAACTGATGAGAATGATAAAAAGTACTTAGATTTTATCTCCGGTATTGCTGTTTGTAACTTAGGGCATGCAAATGAGAATGTGACGGCTGCTGTTGCAGACCAGTTAACAAAGTATTGGCATATGTCTAATTTATTTCATCAGCCAATTCAAGAAGAAGTAGCAAAACTCTTAGTTGACTCAACAGAAGGAGATGCTGTTTTTTTCTGTAACAGTGGAGCAGAAGCGAACGAAGCTGCAATTAAACTAGCACGCAAGCACACTGGAAAAACAAAGATTGTAACCTTTCTACAATCGTTTCATGGCAGAACGTTCGCTACAATGTCAGCAACAGGTCAGGAAAAAATTCAACAAGGCTTCGGACCCTTGCTTGAAACATTTCAATATTTGCCATACAACGATTCTAATTCATTAGATGAGCTTAAAGACGATGTAGCAGCAATTATGCTCGAAGTTGTTCAAGGTGAAGGTGGAGTTGTTCCAGCACAACAAGAATTTCTTCAAAAAGTAACGGAAACATGCAAACGTATCGGAGCATTATTAATCATTGATGAAGTTCAAACAGGTATTGGTCGTACAGGAAAGCCATTTGGCTATCAACATTACGAAATCTCACCTGATATTATCACTTCTGCAAAAGGGCTCGGGAGTGGCTTACCAGTCGGAGCAATGATCGGAAAGCAGTCACTAATTGATACGTTTGGGGCAGGAAGCCACGGATCTACTTTTGGTGGTAATCCAATTGCAATGGCTGCTGCAAAAGCAACACTTACCCAAATCTTTGAAGAAAATTTTCTTAAAGAAGTGGAAGAAAAAAGTAACTATCTGCTTGGCAAGTTGAATACTGTAATAGGAGCTCATGCACTGGTTAAAGAGATTCGCGGTAAAGGCTTATTACTTGGAATAGAGTGTAAGGAACAAGTTGGAGATATAATTAATCAGCTCAGAGAAAAACAATTACTTGTTTTACCAGCTGGACCAAATGTGGTTCGATTACTTCCTCCATTAACAGTATCATATGACGAGATCGATTTAGCGATTGAAACAATAGCAGGTGTGTTTTCAACTATCGAGCAATCTGTAGGTGCGCAATAAGATCAGTATTTTTTTTACATGTAATTGAATAAAAATACTTATTTTTTAATAATTATCCACACACTAATAGGTGGACGTTTCCACCATTAGAAGAACTATAGACAAACGAGGTGTAAGCAGATGAAAGGATATCTCCATTTAGAGGATGGATCAGTGTATAACGGGATACTTGAACATAGCTCCTCGGAGGACATTAACGGAGAAATTGTATTTTTCACAGGAATGACGGGTTATCAGGAAGTATTAACAGATCCTTCTTATAAAAATCAAATTGTTGTATTTACGTATCCTCTTATTGGAAATTACGGGATTAATATAAGTGATGATGAAAGTAAAAAGCCGCAAGTAAAAGCGGTAGTTATCTATGAAAACACAACAAATTATTCACACTATGAAGCGCAATACAGCTTTAAGGAGTATCTGGAAAAGTGGAATATTCCAATCATTCACCACGTTGACACACGTGCTGTTGTGAAGAAAATTAGAAATCATGGATCAATGGCGGCTACGATCTCAACAACCTTAAACAAAGAAGAACAGCCTGTGCAATCTTCGAGGATGGAGTTTTTGAGGTTGTATCAGATCAACTTGAAACTTATGGTAGTGGTGAAAAACATATTGCTTTAGTTGACTTTGGCTATAAAAAATCAATTTTAACAGCTCTTTTAAATAGAGGTTGTAAGGTAACAACAGTTCCTTTTAAAATGATTGACAAAGTTGCTGATCTTAAACCTGACGGAGTCCTTTTATCAAATGGACCAGGAGATCCAGAGCAACTAGCAAACTATTTTTCACAAATTAAGAAAGTTGTTGCTGCTCACCCAACATTAGGTATCTGCTTAGGTCATCAGTTAATTGCCCTGTCATTTGGTGCAAAAACGAAAAAGCTTTTGTTTGGACATAGAGGAGCTAACCAGCCAGTATATGATGTGAAGACAAACAAAGTATTTATGACCTCGCAAAATCACAGCTATGTTGTGATTAAAGATAGCTTAAAAGAAACAGAGTTAGATATGCGTTTTTATCATATTAATGATGATTCAATCGAAGGATTATCACATAAGAACTTACCAATTATTACAGCACAATTTCATCCAGAGGCACATCCAGGACCTTCAGATAGTGAATGGATTTTTGATGAATTTTTAGATTTAGTCGCTGCTGCAAAAGGAGATATACTTTATGTCTAAAAACCAATCAATAAAAAAATCATTGTAATCGGTTCTGGCCCAATTATAATCGGTCAGGCGGCAGAATTTGATTATGCAGGAACACAAGGATGCTTAGCGTTAAAGGAAGAAGGCTATCAAGTTGTCCTTGTTAATAACAATCCGGCAACAATTATGACAGATGAGGAATTTTCAGATGTTCTGTATTTTGAACCTTTAACAGTTGAAAGTCTAACAAACATTATTGAAAAAGAAAAACCAGATGGTTTACTTGCTTCATTAGGTGGTCAAACAGGACTAAACTTAGCGATGGAACTTCACGAAGCAGGTGTTCTTGAAAAATATGGAGTGCAATTATTAGGTACTTCAATTGAATCAATTCGCAAAGGTGAAGATCGTAACGAATTTCGTCAGTTAATGTACGATTTAAACGAGCCAATACCTGAGAGAGCTCTATTGTCACAACTCTTGATGAAGCTCTTGAGTTTTCTGAAAAAATTGGCTTCCCAATCATCATTCGCCCAGCTTATACACTTGGAGGAAAAGGTGGCGGAATTGCTTCAAATCTAGAAGAATTTAAGAAGCTTGTAAAAAGTGGATTACATGCAAGCTCTATAACACAATGCTTAATTGAAAAAAGCATTGCAGGCTTTAAAGAAGTAGAGTATGAAATGATACGAGATCATAAAGGTACATGTATTTCTGTATGTAATATGGAAAACATTGACCCAGTTGGTGTTCATACAGGGGACTCAATTGTTGTTGCGCCATCTCAAACGTTAACAGATCAGGATTACCATATGCTAAGAAGCGCAGCAGTTAAGATCG
This Metabacillus endolithicus DNA region includes the following protein-coding sequences:
- a CDS encoding DUF3813 domain-containing protein → MTNPLFQQAREAVAYANSISTGSEQGDQQEAVMKAKNALSSAFANCTDAERAQLRELQQTLTNM
- a CDS encoding Cof-type HAD-IIB family hydrolase; protein product: METKPFLIALDLDGTLLKDDKTISPYSKEIISKAKAAGHIVCIATGRPFRSSSIYYDELNLDTPIVNFNGAYVHHPKDDSWGSYHTTLDLEVVKQIIDVAEEHHLHNVLAEIIDDVYFHYHDEKMIDVFSMGNPDIKIGDLRQNLGNDVTSILIHAAEEDVEKIRNYLSDVHAEVVDHRRWAAPWHVIEIIRAGMNKAIGLEKISSYYNIPSERIIAFGDEDNDLEMLTYAGQGVAMGNAITKLKGVANKETKTNEEDGVAHYLKNTLGL
- a CDS encoding prolyl oligopeptidase family serine peptidase; this translates as MIIVEKLHIENIPALHIVKQSLQDTKTPFVIFVHGFTSAKENNLHYAYYLAEKGMRVILPEALYHGERSESYDTKELSLNFWKIVLNEIKEVNIIKEYFEHKQLIDSERIGLAGTSMGGITTLGALTQYEWIKAAVSLMGSPCYTTLLKEQLYSLQQSGVEVPLSNDEIEEQLTHLQPFDLSLQKEKLQNRPLLFWHGERDNVVPFAPTYQFYKEIIPMYEAQPEKLRFIADPLADHKVSREGTLALVDWFERYL
- the argC gene encoding N-acetyl-gamma-glutamyl-phosphate reductase, translating into MKVGIIGATGYGGVELYRILSNHPHVEECILYSSSEMDVPYSNTFPHLHDLSDHILKNIDVEDIKKNIHVLFLATPPGVSRNLTPQFLDSDVKIIDLSGDLRLKDRNEYEHWYKRPCVEDEVLEKTVYGLSELNKEEIKKATLLANPGCFPTATILGLAPVVQNRIIHEQSIIVDAKTGVSGAGRNISQATHFSETNENIKIYKVHEHQHIPEVEQALFALNDGITAISFNTHLIPMTRGIMATIYASLQESYTTESLLDLYKDFYAASPFVRVRKQDEFPSTKEVYGSNFCDIGLKVDERTGRVTIVAVIDNLMKGAAGQAVQNFNLMNGYEETTGLYFAPIYP
- the argJ gene encoding bifunctional ornithine acetyltransferase/N-acetylglutamate synthase, whose protein sequence is MLQAKETSSIKKIENGSIVSAKGFSADGVHAGLRYSKNDLGVIYSEVPASCAAVYTQSHFQAAPLKVTQESVAKENLLQAIIVNSANANACTGEQGLKDAYEMRERCASLFNIQPHYVAVASTGVIGEFLKMDKIRAGIQELNPKCSQEASEAFQTAILTTDLVMKNSCYEVEIDGKTVTIGGAAKGSGMIHPNMATMLSFVTTDANIDSASLQTLLSEVTDKTYNQITVDGDTSTNDMVLVMANGKADNHSLNPNHPQWNDFKAAFQLVSEELAKQIAKDGEGATKLIEVEVTGAKTKQEANVVAKKIVGSSLVKTAVYGADANWGRIICAVGYSEAQVEPEKIDIFLGDLCLFTNNSPQSFSEEAASNYLKQDSVKITVNLGVGDQVGKAWGCDLTYDYVKINASYRT
- the argB gene encoding acetylglutamate kinase, with the protein product MSKTVVLKCGGSTVHQLSETFFQSLKDLVSSNWRVMIVHGGGPDITKMLKALEIETEFYNGQRKTTEDVLEIAEMVLAGKINKHLTNLLQQKGFNSIGVSGTDGGLLQAEYLDKENLGLVGKVTSVQTSVVSLLMENGYIPVVAPLARTVTNETLNVNADLAAAAIANGVGAEKFLFVTDVPGIMDQNKQVIETITPQEITELIGKEVITGGMIPKVESAVATLSDICQEVMIVSGSEAFVENGIFKGTKIVKEGKVLRS
- a CDS encoding acetylornithine transaminase — its product is MSYLFPTYARWDVTIKEAKYSWVTDENDKKYLDFISGIAVCNLGHANENVTAAVADQLTKYWHMSNLFHQPIQEEVAKLLVDSTEGDAVFFCNSGAEANEAAIKLARKHTGKTKIVTFLQSFHGRTFATMSATGQEKIQQGFGPLLETFQYLPYNDSNSLDELKDDVAAIMLEVVQGEGGVVPAQQEFLQKVTETCKRIGALLIIDEVQTGIGRTGKPFGYQHYEISPDIITSAKGLGSGLPVGAMIGKQSLIDTFGAGSHGSTFGGNPIAMAAAKATLTQIFEENFLKEVEEKSNYLLGKLNTVIGAHALVKEIRGKGLLLGIECKEQVGDIINQLREKQLLVLPAGPNVVRLLPPLTVSYDEIDLAIETIAGVFSTIEQSVGAQ